The Pantoea vagans genome includes a window with the following:
- the xylH gene encoding xylose ABC transporter permease XylH, giving the protein MLKTESTQSLPGTPTPGKLPRLNLQVLVMLGAILLIALFFTWTTDGAWLSARNVSNLLRQTAITGILAVGMVFVIISAEIDLSVGSMMGLLGGAAAIFDVWLGWPLPLTIVVTLVLGLLLGTWNGWWVAYRKVPSFIVTLAGMLAFRGILVGITDGTTVAPTSPAMSQIGQSYLPGGVGFGFGFVGLALFILWQWRLRLRRQQLGLSQPAATSTVARQAITAVLVLGAIWLLNDYRGVPTPVLLLALLLLAGMFMATRTAFGRRIYAIGGNLDAARLSGINVARTKLAVFAINGVMVAIAGLILSSRLGAGSPSAGNIAELDAIAACVIGGTSLAGGVGSVAGAVMGAFIMASLDNGMSMMDVPTFWQYIVKGAILLLAVWMDTATRRRV; this is encoded by the coding sequence ATGCTTAAAACCGAGAGCACACAGAGCCTGCCGGGCACGCCCACACCGGGCAAACTTCCGCGACTGAATCTGCAAGTGTTAGTGATGCTGGGCGCGATTTTACTGATTGCGCTGTTCTTCACCTGGACCACCGACGGTGCCTGGCTGAGCGCACGCAATGTCTCCAATCTGCTGCGCCAGACTGCGATTACCGGCATCCTGGCGGTGGGGATGGTGTTTGTGATCATCTCTGCGGAAATCGATCTGTCAGTGGGTTCCATGATGGGTCTGTTGGGCGGTGCCGCCGCGATTTTCGATGTCTGGCTTGGCTGGCCGCTGCCGCTCACCATCGTCGTAACCCTGGTACTGGGTCTGCTGCTGGGGACCTGGAATGGTTGGTGGGTGGCGTATCGCAAAGTGCCTTCGTTCATCGTGACGCTGGCAGGCATGCTGGCATTTCGTGGCATCTTAGTCGGCATCACTGATGGCACCACCGTCGCCCCTACCAGCCCGGCAATGTCGCAGATTGGGCAAAGTTATCTGCCTGGCGGCGTAGGGTTCGGCTTTGGTTTTGTCGGCCTGGCGCTGTTTATTCTCTGGCAATGGCGCTTACGCCTGCGACGTCAACAGTTAGGGCTGAGCCAACCCGCCGCAACCAGTACCGTGGCCCGTCAGGCGATCACGGCTGTGCTGGTGCTGGGAGCTATCTGGCTACTGAATGATTATCGCGGGGTGCCGACGCCGGTCTTGCTGCTGGCACTGCTGTTGCTGGCGGGCATGTTTATGGCGACGCGCACCGCCTTTGGTCGCCGGATTTATGCCATTGGTGGCAATCTTGATGCCGCGCGTCTTTCCGGGATTAATGTGGCGCGCACCAAGCTGGCGGTGTTTGCGATCAATGGCGTGATGGTGGCGATTGCCGGACTAATCCTCAGCTCTCGCCTGGGTGCGGGTTCCCCCTCTGCCGGTAACATTGCAGAGCTGGATGCGATTGCCGCCTGCGTGATTGGTGGCACCAGCCTCGCGGGCGGCGTGGGTTCGGTCGCCGGAGCGGTGATGGGCGCGTTTATCATGGCCTCACTGGATAACGGCATGAGCATGATGGATGTCCCGACGTTCTGGCAGTACATCGTGAAAGGCGCGATCTTGCTGCTGGCGGTGTGGATGGATACCGCCACGCGTCGCCGGGTGTAA
- a CDS encoding xylose ABC transporter ATP-binding protein, producing MLLEMMHITKRFGAVKALDDISLRLDAGEVMSLCGENGSGKSTLMKILCGLYPHGDFDGEIHFAGDLIQAQTIRDTERKGIVIIHQELALVRQLTVMENIFLGAELGRFGMVDDETMTLRCQQLLARVKLDVSPTTKVGELGLGQQQLVEIARALNKQVRLLILDEPTSSLTEQETEVLLSIINNLREHGIACIYISHKLNEVKAISDTICVIRDGQHIATRPAAGLSEDDIITMMVGRELTALYPHQPHDIGDTLLEVKNLTAWHPVNRHVRRVNDVSFSLRRGEILGIAGLVGAGRTETVQCLFGVWPGRWQGDIAINGKPVKIQDCRDAIAHGIAMVPEDRKKDGIVPLMGVGKNITLAALDQFSHRLSTLDEAAEQQAINDAIRRLRVKTSSPDLAIGRLSGGNQQKAILAKCLLLNPKILILDEPTRGIDVGARQEIYLLINALVQQGIAVIVISSELPEVLGLSDRVLVMHEGQIKADLINNNLTQEQVMEAALRSEHYA from the coding sequence ATGCTGCTGGAAATGATGCACATCACCAAACGTTTCGGCGCGGTGAAAGCGCTGGATGATATCAGTCTGCGGCTGGATGCAGGTGAAGTGATGTCACTGTGCGGCGAGAATGGTTCTGGCAAATCGACCTTGATGAAAATCCTGTGCGGGCTCTATCCGCACGGTGATTTTGACGGTGAGATTCACTTTGCCGGCGACCTGATTCAGGCGCAGACCATTCGTGATACCGAACGCAAAGGCATTGTGATCATTCATCAGGAACTGGCGCTGGTGCGCCAGCTCACGGTGATGGAGAACATTTTCCTCGGTGCCGAATTGGGCCGTTTTGGCATGGTCGATGATGAAACCATGACGCTGCGCTGCCAGCAGCTGCTGGCACGGGTGAAGCTGGATGTGTCGCCCACCACCAAAGTCGGTGAGCTGGGGCTTGGCCAGCAGCAGTTGGTGGAGATCGCCCGAGCGCTAAATAAACAGGTTCGGCTGCTGATTCTGGATGAACCGACCTCCTCGCTCACCGAGCAGGAAACCGAGGTGCTGCTGAGCATTATCAACAACCTGCGTGAGCATGGCATCGCTTGTATCTACATCTCGCACAAACTCAATGAAGTGAAAGCCATCTCTGACACCATCTGCGTGATCCGCGATGGGCAACACATCGCCACGCGTCCAGCGGCCGGTTTGAGTGAAGATGACATCATCACCATGATGGTGGGACGCGAACTGACCGCGCTCTATCCGCATCAACCGCACGATATCGGTGACACCCTGCTGGAAGTCAAAAACCTCACGGCCTGGCATCCGGTCAATCGCCATGTGCGCCGGGTGAACGATGTTTCGTTCAGCCTCCGGCGTGGTGAAATCCTGGGGATTGCCGGGCTGGTCGGTGCCGGACGCACCGAAACGGTACAGTGTTTGTTTGGCGTCTGGCCGGGCCGCTGGCAGGGCGATATTGCTATTAACGGTAAGCCCGTAAAAATCCAGGACTGTCGCGATGCTATTGCGCACGGCATTGCCATGGTGCCGGAAGATCGTAAAAAAGATGGCATCGTGCCGCTGATGGGCGTGGGTAAAAACATCACGCTGGCGGCACTCGATCAGTTTAGTCATCGCCTTTCCACGCTGGATGAGGCCGCCGAACAGCAGGCCATCAACGATGCGATTCGTCGCCTGCGCGTCAAAACCTCCTCTCCCGATTTGGCAATTGGGCGGCTGAGTGGCGGCAATCAGCAAAAAGCCATTCTGGCGAAGTGCCTGCTGCTCAATCCCAAAATCCTGATTCTGGATGAGCCCACGCGCGGCATTGACGTCGGCGCACGCCAGGAGATCTACCTGCTGATCAACGCCTTGGTGCAACAAGGCATCGCGGTGATTGTCATTTCGTCCGAGCTGCCCGAAGTACTGGGCCTGAGCGATCGCGTTTTGGTGATGCATGAAGGGCAAATCAAAGCCGATCTGATTAACAACAATCTAACTCAGGAGCAGGTGATGGAAGCCGCTCTGCGGAGTGAACATTATGCTTAA